A genome region from Candidatus Saganbacteria bacterium includes the following:
- a CDS encoding nucleoside-diphosphate sugar epimerase/dehydratase yields the protein MLKSIIKRLEPFLRENKLAILLSVDVISMTASILLSVVLLEQNNWADIAAFIFHYWWIFPFIIAFRIGVFRNYGLYHWAWQYMSVKEVLSLIKAIVLSSMLVLMSLIILSQRDFPFSLLVIEAFLCFAAIGSTRLIIRLWKESQSRLHYEGEERRALIVGAGDAGETILREMQKNPQLKYVPVGFVDDNLSKRGVFIHHLPVLGSSQEIPEIVENNEIDEIIIAIPTASRKQIRKIVGYCEETKAKFKIVPGIYELIDGTVHVAQIRNVEIEDLLGRETITLDNKSISSYISDSVIMVTGAGGSIGSELCRKIAMFNPKELVCIGKGENSIFDIEAELTDKYPFLEIRPFIADIRDKARMENIFKRTKPDVIFHAAAHKHVYLMERDADEAVLNNIMGTKNMAELAKKYKAKEFVLISTDKAVNPSSVMGATKRIAEMTIKSLADSQSDTKFVSVRFGNVLGSRGSVVQIFKKQIAEGGPVTVTHPEATRYFMTIQEAAQLVIQAGAMGSGGETFILDMGEPVKILDLAKDLIRLSGLEMGIDIDIKFVGLKPGEKLYEELLTTEEGTKATKHEKIFVAPAAMIDRGRLDDIIDKLEKAAEEGHCEEIKALLKVTAK from the coding sequence ATGCTAAAAAGCATAATTAAAAGACTTGAGCCGTTCCTCCGGGAGAACAAGCTGGCAATATTGCTTTCTGTCGATGTTATCTCGATGACCGCGTCAATATTATTGTCGGTCGTCCTGCTTGAACAGAACAACTGGGCGGATATCGCCGCTTTTATCTTTCATTACTGGTGGATATTCCCGTTCATCATCGCGTTCAGGATAGGTGTCTTCAGGAATTACGGCCTGTACCACTGGGCCTGGCAATATATGAGCGTAAAAGAGGTCCTGTCACTGATAAAGGCGATCGTGTTAAGTTCGATGCTCGTTTTGATGAGCCTGATAATCTTAAGCCAGAGGGATTTCCCTTTTTCTCTTCTCGTGATAGAAGCGTTCCTGTGCTTTGCGGCTATCGGCTCCACGAGACTTATCATAAGATTGTGGAAGGAATCGCAATCAAGGCTGCATTATGAAGGAGAAGAGCGGAGAGCCCTGATAGTAGGCGCGGGAGACGCGGGAGAGACCATACTCAGGGAGATGCAGAAAAATCCGCAGTTGAAATATGTCCCCGTAGGTTTTGTTGACGACAATTTATCAAAACGGGGCGTGTTCATACATCATCTTCCCGTTTTAGGCTCTTCCCAGGAGATCCCGGAAATCGTGGAAAACAATGAAATTGATGAAATAATAATCGCGATACCTACCGCCAGCAGAAAGCAGATCAGGAAGATCGTCGGTTATTGCGAGGAAACCAAAGCTAAATTCAAGATCGTTCCGGGAATATACGAATTGATCGACGGTACGGTCCATGTGGCGCAGATAAGAAATGTCGAGATCGAAGATCTTTTGGGGAGAGAGACGATCACGCTCGACAATAAGAGCATTTCTTCGTACATATCCGATTCGGTGATCATGGTCACGGGAGCGGGAGGCTCTATCGGGTCTGAGCTTTGCAGAAAGATCGCGATGTTCAATCCCAAAGAATTGGTCTGTATCGGAAAAGGGGAGAACAGTATTTTTGATATCGAAGCGGAACTCACGGATAAATATCCGTTCCTGGAGATACGGCCTTTTATCGCAGATATACGCGACAAGGCGAGGATGGAAAATATATTCAAACGGACAAAACCGGATGTCATTTTCCATGCCGCGGCGCACAAACACGTGTATCTGATGGAGAGAGACGCCGATGAAGCGGTGCTGAACAATATAATGGGAACAAAAAATATGGCAGAACTGGCAAAAAAATATAAAGCAAAGGAATTTGTGCTGATATCCACGGATAAAGCGGTCAATCCGTCCAGTGTCATGGGCGCGACAAAAAGAATAGCGGAAATGACAATAAAATCTCTGGCGGACAGCCAAAGCGATACTAAATTCGTTTCCGTCAGGTTCGGCAACGTTCTGGGAAGCAGAGGAAGCGTCGTCCAGATATTCAAGAAACAGATAGCCGAGGGAGGTCCAGTTACTGTCACCCATCCCGAAGCAACAAGATATTTTATGACCATACAGGAGGCGGCGCAGCTGGTCATCCAGGCAGGCGCAATGGGCAGCGGCGGAGAAACATTCATCCTTGATATGGGAGAGCCCGTGAAGATCCTGGACCTGGCAAAAGACCTTATAAGGCTGTCGGGGCTTGAAATGGGCATCGATATTGATATAAAATTCGTAGGTTTAAAACCCGGCGAAAAGCTGTATGAAGAATTGCTGACCACTGAAGAAGGCACTAAAGCCACAAAACACGAAAAAATATTTGTTGCTCCGGCAGCCATGATCGACAGGGGCAGACTGGATGATATTATTGATAAACTTGAGAAAGCGGCGGAAGAAGGGCATTGCGAAGAAATAAAAGCCTTATTAAAGGTAACCGCTAAATAA
- a CDS encoding glycosyltransferase family 1 protein — translation MRIAINAGLLSERAFGIRTYLENLVRALLVIDGKNRYFLLAGGDDIARPAGNASVVKPAWALNNYFLRNLWEQTALPLLLDRISPDIFHSPDHILPLMPAKGRKVITVHDLAFFRLPGAYSLRKRAFKHLITPVTVRRADRIIADSDNTKKDIIEYFGTDPEKIDVIHLGVGEEFKVISDEAALGRAREKYGLNRPFIMFVGTIEPRKNIKRLVEAFISAVKDKKISEDLVIVGNNGWLFKDILSFIKEQGMGRVKIIDSMRQEDLPLVYNCAELFIYPSLYEGFGLPPLEAMACGVPTVTSNTSSLPEVVGDAAIKVNPCNTGNISDAIVQVLSDPRIKKSLSEKGLERAKLFTWEAAARRTIATYEKVLR, via the coding sequence ATGCGCATAGCCATTAATGCGGGTCTCTTGTCGGAGCGGGCCTTCGGCATCAGGACATATCTGGAGAACCTTGTCAGGGCGCTTCTTGTAATCGACGGCAAGAACCGGTATTTCCTGCTGGCAGGCGGTGATGATATCGCGCGTCCGGCCGGCAATGCAAGCGTGGTAAAGCCCGCCTGGGCATTAAACAATTATTTTTTGCGCAACCTGTGGGAGCAGACAGCGCTGCCGCTCCTGCTTGACAGGATCTCACCCGATATATTCCACAGTCCCGACCATATACTGCCGCTGATGCCGGCAAAAGGAAGAAAGGTCATAACCGTCCACGACCTGGCTTTTTTCAGGCTGCCGGGCGCTTATTCGTTAAGAAAAAGGGCCTTCAAGCATCTGATAACGCCGGTAACGGTCAGGCGGGCCGACAGGATCATCGCGGATTCGGATAACACTAAGAAGGATATCATCGAATATTTCGGGACGGACCCGGAAAAGATCGACGTGATCCATCTCGGGGTCGGGGAAGAGTTCAAGGTCATCAGTGATGAGGCGGCGCTGGGGCGCGCGCGCGAAAAATACGGACTGAACAGACCGTTCATCATGTTCGTCGGCACGATCGAGCCCAGAAAGAACATCAAAAGGCTGGTGGAAGCTTTTATTTCAGCCGTGAAAGACAAAAAGATAAGCGAAGACCTTGTCATAGTCGGCAATAATGGCTGGCTGTTTAAAGATATCCTCAGTTTCATAAAAGAACAGGGCATGGGAAGGGTGAAGATCATTGATTCTATGCGGCAGGAAGACCTTCCTCTGGTCTATAACTGCGCCGAACTTTTCATCTATCCGTCGCTTTACGAAGGATTCGGGCTGCCTCCGCTTGAGGCGATGGCGTGTGGCGTGCCGACAGTAACATCAAACACTTCCTCTTTGCCGGAGGTCGTAGGCGACGCCGCGATCAAGGTGAACCCGTGCAATACGGGCAATATTTCAGACGCGATAGTCCAGGTGCTATCGGACCCTCGGATCAAAAAGAGCCTGTCGGAAAAAGGGCTCGAGAGGGCAAAGCTGTTCACATGGGAAGCCGCGGCAAGACGGACAATAGCAACTTATGAAAAGGTTTTAAGATGA